The following DNA comes from Corynebacterium lizhenjunii.
GCCGGCGGGTAAACCGCACCCCAGTGACGGTACTGGGCCGCGCAGCAGCGCGCGCGGTTATAGGCTGGGTGGGCTCAGTTCGGGAGTTAGTTTGCGGGTCAATCACTGGGCACACGTTAGTCCGGCGGGAGGGGTGCTCGTAAGCCAGCGGGCGAAGCCAACAACCACACTGGTTTAGTGAATCTGATCACCGCATGTGCCCTGCGCAGCCAAACCGGTGTACCGTTAGTCGAGCCTTACCTAATCCTGCAATCGGCTTCCCCTGACGTTTATCCATCGCATATCTCGCATATGCACTGCGTTTCGCGGGTACCCGGCAGATGTGGTGCGCTTTCCACACGGTCGCGCACTCATCGCCCAAACCCCGGTCTGATCCTCGGTCCGATCCCCGGTCCGGTTTCTGCCCCGGTCCCGGCCCGTTGCCTGCGAAACGCTTGTACCACCTTCACAAGGAGAACCCCTTGCTTAACGCACCCTCTGCCGCTGCCCGAAAGGCTCCCGCCCGCAAGGCCACCGCTGCCGCCTGCGGCATCGCCCTGGCGCTGACCCTGGCCGCTTGCTCCAACCAAGATGCCAACCAGTCCGGCAGCGCCTCGTCTGCTGGTTCGGCCGCAGACTCGGCCACGGCATCGGCCAGCCAGGCAGACAGCCAGGCCGCTTTCCCGGTGAGCATTACCCACCACTTCGGCACCACCACCATCGACAAGGCGCCCACCCGCGTGGCCACCGTGGGCTGGGCCAACCACGAGGTCCCGTTGGCACTAGGCATTGTCCCGGTGGGCATTTCCAAGGCCACCTGGGGCGATGATGACAACAACGGCCTGTTGCCGTGGGTGGAAGAAAAGCTCGCAGAGCTCGGCGCCGAGACCCCAGAGCTCTTCGACGAGACCGACGGCATCCCCTTCGAGCAGGTCGCCGCCACCAAGCCGGACGTCATCCTGGCTGCCTACTCCGGCCTGACCCAGGAAGACTACGACACCTTGAGCAAAATTGCCCCAGTGGTCGCCTACCCGGATGTAGCCTGGTCCACCTCCCTGGAACAGATGATTGACCTCAACTCCACCGCCCTGGGCAAGCAGGAAGAAGGCGCCCAGCTGGTCAAGGACTTGGACTCCCAGGTCGCTGCCGCCTTGGACAAGCACCCCAAGCTCAAGGGCACCAAGGTACTCTTTACCGCCTTTGGCGGCACCACGGATGCCTCCAAGCTGGGGTTCTACCCCACCGTTGATCCGCGCATGGGCTTCTTGGCTGACCACGGCTTTGGCGTGCCGGCCATTGTGGAAGAAAACTCCCGCGACGCGGAGAAGTTCTGGGTGGAGGTCTCTGCGGAGAACCCGGAGCAGTTCGAGGACGTTGAGCTCATCATCGCCTACTCTTCCGGTAAGTCTGAGGACGACGCTAAGCTGCTAGCTGACCTGCAAAAGGATCCGCTCAAGTCCAAGATTCCAGCTATTAAGAACGGCAACGTCGCCTTCATCGACAACGGCCCGCTGGGTGCTTCTGCCAACCCCTCGCCGCTGTCTATCCCGTGGAGCTTGGACAAGTACTTCGCCGCACTCGAAGCAGGCCTGCAGTCCTAGTCCATGTCTGCTAAGCACCCCACTGTCTCCGCCTACACTGCCGACGCCCACACTGCCGATACCCACACTGCCGATGCCCCCGCAAGCTCCGGCTCGGCAGGTTTCGGGCCCGCAGGTACTGGCGGCATCGGCAAGCACAGGAGCATCAAAGCCGCAGTGCTGGCCGGGCTGGCGCTAGCTCTGGTGGCGGCCACCTTGGCATCGGTGATGTTTGGCGTGCGTGACATCACCGTGGCCGATGCCTGGGCAGCCCTAGGCGGAGCCACCGATACCGCCAGCCAGGCCGCGGCCTACCTGCGGGTTCCGCGCACCGTGCTAGCGATTGCCGTCGGGGCCGCGCTCGCACTATCGGGCACGACTTTCCAGGCGATAACCCGCAATCCGCTGGCAGATCCGGGCATCTTCGGGGTGCTCTCGGGCGCATCACTGGCGGTGGTTGTGGGCATTGCGTTTTTCTCTGTATCACGGCCAGTGCCAATGATGCTCATTGCCATTACCGGCGCCTTTGCCGCGGCTGCCTTTGTCTACTTCATTGGCACTCTGGGCACAGGCAAAGCCACGCCACTGGCTCTGGCGCTAGCCGGTGCCGCCACCGCAGCGGCGTGTTCTAGCCTGGTCAGCGCCATTTTGCTGCCGCGCACCGATGTCATGGACCAATTCCGCTTCTGGCAAATTGGTTCGGTAGGCGGGGCCAAGTGGGACCTACTGGGACTCGCCGCCCCACTATTTGTGCTGGGTGTGGCAATCATTGTGCTCAGCGCCGGTGGGCTCAACGCCCTGGCACTAGGCGATGACACCGCCACCGGCCTAGGCATCCACGTCACCCGCACGCGCCTGGTGGCCACCTGCGGGGCGGTGATTCTTTGCGGTACTGCCACCGCGATCGCTGGGCCCATTGGTTTTGTGGGCCTGATTGTTCCCCATGTGTTGCGCCTGGTGCTCGGCACCGACCACCGCGTACTGCTGCCCGCCACAGCGCTGGGCGGGGCGGTGTTGCTGGTGGCTGCCGACACCCTGGGCCGCGTGGTCGCCCCACCGACGGAGGTGGCCGTGGGCATTATTACCCCACTCATTGGT
Coding sequences within:
- a CDS encoding iron-siderophore ABC transporter substrate-binding protein — encoded protein: MALALTLAACSNQDANQSGSASSAGSAADSATASASQADSQAAFPVSITHHFGTTTIDKAPTRVATVGWANHEVPLALGIVPVGISKATWGDDDNNGLLPWVEEKLAELGAETPELFDETDGIPFEQVAATKPDVILAAYSGLTQEDYDTLSKIAPVVAYPDVAWSTSLEQMIDLNSTALGKQEEGAQLVKDLDSQVAAALDKHPKLKGTKVLFTAFGGTTDASKLGFYPTVDPRMGFLADHGFGVPAIVEENSRDAEKFWVEVSAENPEQFEDVELIIAYSSGKSEDDAKLLADLQKDPLKSKIPAIKNGNVAFIDNGPLGASANPSPLSIPWSLDKYFAALEAGLQS
- a CDS encoding FecCD family ABC transporter permease, with product MSAKHPTVSAYTADAHTADTHTADAPASSGSAGFGPAGTGGIGKHRSIKAAVLAGLALALVAATLASVMFGVRDITVADAWAALGGATDTASQAAAYLRVPRTVLAIAVGAALALSGTTFQAITRNPLADPGIFGVLSGASLAVVVGIAFFSVSRPVPMMLIAITGAFAAAAFVYFIGTLGTGKATPLALALAGAATAAACSSLVSAILLPRTDVMDQFRFWQIGSVGGAKWDLLGLAAPLFVLGVAIIVLSAGGLNALALGDDTATGLGIHVTRTRLVATCGAVILCGTATAIAGPIGFVGLIVPHVLRLVLGTDHRVLLPATALGGAVLLVAADTLGRVVAPPTEVAVGIITPLIGAPLFIWIVRRSKVREL